The Myxococcota bacterium region CTCGAGCAGCTCGGCGTTGCTGACGGACCCGGCGCCGGGTAAGCCCTCGAGATACTGGTGCTCTCTCACCCAGGCATCGACCTTGGCCAGGTCGAGGCCGTTGGGATCGTGGATGCCCCCTTTCACGTCCGACACCGCGATCACGCGCGCGCCCGCGGCGGCCGCGAGCCGCGCCGCGTTCGAGCCCACGTTGCCGTAGCCCTGCACGGCGACGCGCGCGCCGCGCAGCTCCATGCGCAAGTGGTGACACGCCTCCGCCACGCACGTGACCACGCCCCGCCCGGTCGCCTCGCGCCGGCCCAGTGATCCGCCGATCTCGATCGGCTTGCCGGTCACCACGCCCGGCACGCCGAAGCCTTTCTGCGCCGAGTAGGTGTCCATCATCCAGGCCATGGTCTGCTCGTCGGTGCCCATGTCGGGCGCGGGGATGTCCCGGTCGGGCCCGATCATCTCGATGATCTCCATCGTGTAGCGCCGTGTGATGCGCTGGAGCTCGGTGCGAGTGAGCCGGGTCGGATCGATGCGCACGCCGCCCTTGGCGCCCCCGAACGGCAGGCCGATCAGCGCGCACTTCCAGGTCATCCACATGGCGAGCGCGGTGACCTCGCCGAGGTGCACGTCGTCGTCGTAGCGCACGCCGCCCTTGGTCGGACCCATGGTCAGCACGTGCTGCACGCGGTAGCCGTACACGGTGTCGACCGTGTCGTAGTCGTCGCGGCGGAACGGGAACGACACGATCAGCGAGCGCTGCGGCACGCGCAGGCGCTCCCAGATGTTGTCGTCGAGCTTCATCTGACGGGCGACCTGGTCGAGCTGCGCCACCGCCAGGCGGTACATGGGCGTGTCCCACTCGAGTGCGGGTTCAGTCATGGGGCCCCGAGTGTAGTGCCTCCAGCGCCGCGCGGCGCAGCGCGCCGGCGTCGGCGCGCCGGCCGCTCCAGATGCGGATCTGCTCCACGGCCTGGTGCACGAGCATCTCGAGCCCGTCCTGCACGCGGCAGCCGCGCGCGCGCGCCTCGCGCAAGAGCCGCGTCTCGAGCGGGCGGTACACGGTGTCGAACACCAGCGCGCCCGGGCGCAGTGACTCGGCGGGCGCCGGCGTGTCGCCGGCCTGCGGTGACATGCCGACCGACGTGGCGTTCACCAGCAGGTCCCACGGCTCGGCCAGCGTGCCGACGCGCGCGCCCAGCTCGGCCGCCACGCGCTCTGCGCGCTCGGCCGTGCGGTTCACGAGCGTCACCTCGACCCCGAGCCGGCGGAGCGCGAACACCACCGCGCGCGCCGCGCCGCCGGCGCCCAGCACCGTGGCGCGCCGGCCCGGCCAGGGGCCGTGCGGCTCGAGCGCGCGAGTCACTCCGATCCAGTCGGTGTTGTCGGCCACGAGCGCGCCGTCCAGCTCGGTCAGCGTGTTCGCCGCGCCCATCGCGCGCGCGGAGTCCGACGCGCGCTCGGCGGCGCGCAGCGCCGCCTCTTTGTGGGGCAGCGAGACGCAGAGCTGCGTGAGCCCGGCGCGGCGCAGCTCGCGCAGGCGCTCGGCGAAGCCGCTCGCCGGCACGTCGTAGACGGCGAACTCCGCGTCCAGCCCGAGCGCCGCGTAGGCGGTCCGGTGCAGCACGGGCGAGAGCGTGTGACCCGCCGGGTGCAGGATGATCCCGCAGCGCGCGCGCGTCACCGGTGCGCCTCGGAGTCGCGCGCGTCTAGCTGGCGCAGTGTCTCGGCCGAGACGTCGACCAGCCAGTGCGCGGTCTGCGGCCCGAAGAGACACAGACATGCCTCGTAGCCGCCGCGCGCATAGGTCGGCTCGTCGACCACGTAGCCGAGCCAGTCGTTGGCGTGCGCCACCAGGAAGCGCACGTGGCCCGAGGGCACCTGCTTGCGCAGCTCCTCGCCCACGGCGGCGCTCGGCTCCGCGGGCACCGCCAGGAGCTCCGCGTCGCCGGCGCGCACGACCTGGATCGGCACGCGCTTGGACACGAACGAGGCCAGCGTGGAGTCGACGAAGGGCGAGAGCCACCAGAGCGAGCAGAAGCGGCGCAGGCGCGGCGCCGGCGGCTCGACCCAGCGTTCGAGCGCCGCGAGCCGGGGCGTCGGGTCCGGGCTGGCCTGGAGCGCGCGCGCGTCCTCGTCGACGGCGCGCGCGAAGCTGCGGCCGAAGTCGCGCATGGCCGCGATCTCCTG contains the following coding sequences:
- a CDS encoding Glu/Leu/Phe/Val dehydrogenase codes for the protein MTEPALEWDTPMYRLAVAQLDQVARQMKLDDNIWERLRVPQRSLIVSFPFRRDDYDTVDTVYGYRVQHVLTMGPTKGGVRYDDDVHLGEVTALAMWMTWKCALIGLPFGGAKGGVRIDPTRLTRTELQRITRRYTMEIIEMIGPDRDIPAPDMGTDEQTMAWMMDTYSAQKGFGVPGVVTGKPIEIGGSLGRREATGRGVVTCVAEACHHLRMELRGARVAVQGYGNVGSNAARLAAAAGARVIAVSDVKGGIHDPNGLDLAKVDAWVREHQYLEGLPGAGSVSNAELLELDCDILIPAALQNQITEKNAGAVRAKLLVEGANGPTSLEADAILRERGVFVVPDILANSGGVTVSYFEWVQDAQQFFWTEEEVNERLHKILSRAFREILQFSLDKQIDLRSASLWRGVERVASAKRKRGVFP
- the aroE gene encoding shikimate dehydrogenase; amino-acid sequence: MTRARCGIILHPAGHTLSPVLHRTAYAALGLDAEFAVYDVPASGFAERLRELRRAGLTQLCVSLPHKEAALRAAERASDSARAMGAANTLTELDGALVADNTDWIGVTRALEPHGPWPGRRATVLGAGGAARAVVFALRRLGVEVTLVNRTAERAERVAAELGARVGTLAEPWDLLVNATSVGMSPQAGDTPAPAESLRPGALVFDTVYRPLETRLLREARARGCRVQDGLEMLVHQAVEQIRIWSGRRADAGALRRAALEALHSGPHD